A region of Lycium barbarum isolate Lr01 chromosome 1, ASM1917538v2, whole genome shotgun sequence DNA encodes the following proteins:
- the LOC132612927 gene encoding uncharacterized protein LOC132612927 produces MALKVLQENTSKAMKCTVEWNGEYGFEVKDRRGNKFIVNLNNKTCTCRSWMLKGIPYCHAIAVLHFRKLEPIDYVADCYTKDTYLKTYNSFIQPVTNMAMWPKSTNPPVLPPEIKKLPCRPRKCGRKELTGKLSKTGVEMTCSLCHAKGHNKKGYPMNPQSVRGRGMGRVETDKYQFNKVKCRFFYSTK; encoded by the coding sequence ATGGCTTTGAAGGTATTGCAAGAGAACACATCAAAGGCAATGAAGTGTACTGTTGAATGGAATGGTGAATATGGTTTTGAGGTCAAGGACAGGCGGGGTAATAAATTCATAGTAAATCTGAACAACAAGACTTGCACTTGTAGATCTTGGATGCTGAAAGGTATTCCCTACTGTCATGCCATAGCTGTACTTCATTTCAGAAAATTGGAACCTATTGACTATGTTGCAGATTGTTACACTAAGGACACTTACCTCAAAACTTACAACTCATTCATTCAACCTGTTACTAATATGGCAATGTGGCCAAAGTCAACCAACCCTCCTGTCCTCCCACCTGAGATTAAAAAGCTACCATGTAGGCCAAGGAAGTGTGGAAGAAAGGAGCTGACAGGGAAGCTGTCAAAAACAGGTGTTGAGATGACCTGCAGCTTGTGCCATGCAAAGGGTCACAATAAGAAGGGTTATCCTATGAATCCACAATCTGTGAGAGGCAGAGGAATGGGAAGGGTGGAGACAGACAAGTACCAATTCAACAAGGTCAAGTGTCGGTTCTTCTATAGTACCAAGTGA